A genome region from Deinococcus ruber includes the following:
- a CDS encoding undecaprenyl-diphosphate phosphatase translates to MNAQIDAVILGVVEGLTEFLPISSTGHLIVAENLLQYKDAGETFTVVIQLGAILAVVFFYWRLLLSKLGELFQGRPAGVRFWVNIVVACIPAAVIGLLFEKKIKGLLFTPTVVAISLIVGGIILYVVEQRRSQMAHAEEQAEPDLDSITMRQALWVGAAQVLAVVFPGTSRSGASIVGGLLAGMNRVTATAFSFFLGIPLLGAAGLYSLYKARHTLSQVEGGTSAMLIGTVISFIVALLSVGWLLRYVSRNDFRGFAIYRIVFGIIILILVAMNVLHTTPA, encoded by the coding sequence TTGAACGCGCAGATCGACGCCGTGATCCTGGGCGTGGTCGAGGGCCTGACCGAGTTCCTGCCGATCTCATCCACCGGACACCTGATCGTGGCCGAAAACCTGCTTCAGTACAAAGACGCGGGCGAGACCTTCACGGTCGTGATTCAGCTCGGCGCGATTCTGGCGGTGGTGTTCTTCTACTGGCGACTGCTGCTCTCCAAGCTGGGCGAGCTGTTTCAGGGGCGGCCCGCCGGGGTGCGCTTCTGGGTCAATATCGTGGTGGCCTGTATTCCGGCAGCGGTCATCGGGCTGCTGTTCGAGAAGAAGATCAAGGGGCTGCTGTTCACGCCCACGGTGGTCGCCATCAGCCTGATCGTGGGCGGCATCATTCTGTATGTGGTCGAGCAGCGCCGCTCGCAGATGGCCCACGCCGAGGAGCAGGCCGAACCCGACCTCGACAGCATCACCATGCGCCAGGCTCTGTGGGTGGGCGCGGCGCAGGTGCTGGCGGTCGTGTTTCCCGGCACCTCGCGCTCGGGGGCCAGCATCGTGGGCGGGCTGCTGGCGGGCATGAACCGCGTGACTGCCACCGCGTTCTCGTTCTTTCTGGGCATTCCGCTGCTGGGCGCGGCGGGGCTGTACAGCCTGTACAAAGCCCGCCACACGCTGTCGCAGGTGGAAGGCGGCACCAGCGCCATGCTGATCGGCACCGTCATCTCGTTCATCGTGGCGCTGCTGTCGGTGGGCTGGCTGCTGCGCTACGTGTCGCGCAACGATTTTCGGGGGTTTGCCATCTACCGCATCGTGTTCGGCATCATCATCCTGATTCTGGTGGCAATGAACGTGCTGCACACCACGCCGGCCTGA
- a CDS encoding DNA repair helicase XPB, whose amino-acid sequence MSFDPANPLIVQADRSVFLEAFNPRAEDARRALAPFAELISSPEHLHTYRVTPLSLWNAASAGMSAAEMVGALEQYAKFPVPQNVVTDIRELAGRWGRLRLVAHDSGLLLVADTPDAPLLTELSRQKAVAPLLGDRMGDAVFAVPLLNRGLIKTALLESGWPLDDQAGYSDGLAYPIGLLPSLAVRDYQQEAADAFYRGGSAEGGSGVVVLAPGSGKTVVGMVAMSMVGQRTLILTTNRTSVNQWQRELLQKTSLMPEEVGEYDSGTPLKPVTVCTYQMLTHRKRGSEKSDDGAYPHMGLIGAAEWGLIVYDEVHLLPAPVFRITASVQARRRLGLTATLIREDGREGDVFALIGPKRYDRPWKTLEQAGFIAQADCTEVRLLLPQAERVSYAAAPDREKHRIAAENPDKRGVVSAILELHRGAPALIIGQYLDQLALIAADQEAPLITGKTPQREREALFASFRQGTLKLIVMSKVGNFALDLPDAEVLIQVSGAFGSRQEEAQRLGRLLRPKADGRGASFYSVVTRETTEEDHAHHRQLFLAEQGYAYRILDASELLAAGMQA is encoded by the coding sequence GTGAGCTTCGATCCTGCCAATCCGCTGATCGTGCAGGCCGACAGATCGGTATTTCTGGAAGCGTTCAACCCCCGTGCCGAGGATGCCCGCCGCGCTCTGGCTCCGTTTGCCGAGCTGATCAGCAGCCCCGAACACCTGCACACCTACCGCGTCACGCCGCTGTCGCTGTGGAACGCCGCCAGTGCAGGCATGAGCGCTGCCGAGATGGTGGGGGCGCTGGAGCAGTACGCCAAATTCCCGGTTCCGCAGAACGTCGTGACCGATATCCGCGAGCTGGCGGGGCGCTGGGGGCGGCTGCGGCTGGTGGCCCACGACAGCGGGCTGCTGCTGGTGGCCGATACCCCAGATGCCCCGCTGCTTACCGAGCTGAGTCGGCAGAAGGCGGTTGCGCCGCTGCTGGGCGACCGCATGGGCGACGCCGTGTTCGCGGTGCCGCTGCTGAACCGGGGGCTGATCAAGACGGCGCTGCTGGAATCTGGCTGGCCGCTCGACGATCAGGCGGGCTACAGCGACGGTCTGGCGTACCCAATCGGCCTGCTGCCGAGTCTGGCGGTGCGCGACTATCAGCAGGAGGCCGCCGACGCCTTTTACCGGGGCGGCAGTGCCGAGGGCGGCAGCGGCGTGGTGGTGCTGGCTCCCGGCAGCGGCAAGACGGTGGTGGGCATGGTCGCCATGAGCATGGTCGGGCAGCGCACGCTGATCCTGACGACCAACCGCACCAGCGTGAACCAGTGGCAGCGCGAACTGCTGCAAAAGACCAGTCTGATGCCGGAAGAAGTGGGCGAGTACGACTCCGGCACGCCGCTGAAACCCGTGACCGTCTGCACCTACCAGATGCTGACGCACCGAAAGCGCGGCAGCGAGAAGAGCGACGACGGCGCGTATCCGCACATGGGCCTGATCGGAGCCGCCGAATGGGGCCTGATCGTGTACGACGAGGTACACCTGCTGCCCGCGCCGGTCTTCCGCATCACCGCTTCGGTGCAGGCCCGCCGCCGACTGGGCCTGACCGCCACCCTGATCCGCGAGGATGGGCGCGAGGGCGACGTGTTCGCGCTGATCGGCCCCAAGCGCTATGACCGCCCGTGGAAGACGCTGGAACAGGCGGGCTTCATCGCGCAGGCCGACTGCACTGAGGTGCGGCTGCTGCTGCCACAGGCCGAGCGCGTGAGCTACGCCGCAGCACCCGACCGCGAAAAACACCGCATCGCTGCCGAGAACCCAGACAAGCGCGGGGTGGTGAGCGCCATTCTGGAGCTGCACCGAGGCGCACCGGCCCTGATTATCGGGCAGTACCTCGATCAGCTGGCTCTGATTGCCGCCGACCAGGAAGCCCCGCTGATTACCGGCAAGACCCCGCAGCGCGAGCGCGAGGCGCTGTTCGCCAGTTTCAGGCAGGGAACGCTGAAATTGATCGTGATGTCGAAGGTCGGCAATTTCGCCCTCGATCTGCCCGACGCCGAAGTCTTGATTCAGGTGTCGGGCGCGTTCGGATCGCGCCAGGAGGAAGCGCAGCGGCTGGGGCGGCTGCTGCGGCCAAAAGCAGACGGGCGCGGGGCCAGCTTTTACAGCGTGGTCACGCGTGAAACCACCGAGGAAGACCACGCCCACCACCGCCAGCTCTTTCTGGCCGAGCAGGGTTACGCCTACCGCATTCTGGACGCCTCCGAACTGCTGGCAGCGGGTATGCAGGCATGA
- the dnaX gene encoding DNA polymerase III subunit gamma/tau has translation MSAIYQRARPIRWDQVVGQEHVKDVLKAALEQGRVGHAYLFSGPRGVGKTTTARLIAMTANCITPGIKPCGECESCLSVRAGNHPDVLEIDAASNNSVDDVRELREKVGLSAMRGGKKIYILDEAHMMSRAAFNALLKTLEEPPSHVIFILATTEPEKIIPTILSRCQHYRFRRLTPQEVAGKLAGIAASEGVRAEPEALNLIGRLADGAMRDGESLLERMLAAGQDVTRAGVEAALGLPPGEQMRNMAGALVQNDAATLLEGAATLYRAGYAARTVVEGLVTALGEALHAELGLHDTAAARLEGADVPRLLRLQAALDAQDSRFARGADQQSLELALMHALLAGESGGGSAQPSASAPSADVGQRLARLEKELRDLKASGVPMQAASAPSRPAIQDEIPALDSAGRVPARAAAPVAVAPPAGGGTWADVLKLASSQLKAFMKPARMHAQQGYASLTYDDKGSFHAKQVISKFDDLGQLVVRVFGPVMLEIIGPTPDSSRKMQVGGRGAAEAGAAPVVAPVQSRPASIPTPPALDDIPPFGEARAQRAAPTSAAQPHTPADQIPEFTPSRASSGQASAAPKRAASPDDRAAAPLPDVARHAPSHVADAPPLPDGAGLPASEPPARDPGRATYLAPEPIFQEPDWDDLGGMPDAMLEAGPTLLSAVETPAAPVPARTPPPRKLTAAQPVPSDTATAPALSSAGRAELADLRAHPLYQEAAKLWSGRVREVGKVKLKVQEESAADAADAEVPAEEESA, from the coding sequence ATGTCTGCCATCTACCAGCGTGCAAGGCCGATCCGCTGGGATCAGGTGGTCGGTCAGGAACACGTCAAAGATGTTCTGAAGGCCGCGCTGGAGCAGGGCCGCGTCGGGCACGCCTACCTGTTCAGCGGCCCGCGTGGCGTGGGCAAGACCACCACCGCCCGCCTGATCGCCATGACCGCCAACTGCATCACCCCCGGCATCAAGCCCTGCGGCGAGTGCGAAAGCTGCCTGAGCGTGCGGGCGGGCAACCATCCCGACGTGCTCGAAATCGACGCTGCCAGTAACAACAGCGTGGACGACGTGCGCGAGCTGCGCGAGAAGGTGGGCCTCTCGGCCATGCGCGGTGGCAAGAAGATTTACATCCTCGACGAAGCCCACATGATGAGCCGCGCCGCCTTCAATGCGCTGCTGAAAACGCTGGAAGAGCCGCCCAGCCACGTCATTTTTATCCTGGCGACCACCGAGCCGGAAAAGATCATTCCGACCATTCTGTCGCGCTGTCAGCATTACCGTTTTCGCCGCCTGACGCCGCAGGAAGTGGCAGGCAAACTCGCGGGCATTGCCGCCAGCGAGGGTGTGCGGGCCGAGCCGGAAGCCCTGAACCTGATCGGGCGGCTGGCCGATGGCGCCATGCGCGACGGTGAAAGTCTGCTGGAACGCATGCTGGCAGCCGGGCAGGACGTGACGCGGGCGGGCGTGGAAGCTGCGCTCGGGTTGCCGCCCGGCGAGCAGATGCGGAACATGGCGGGGGCGCTGGTACAGAACGACGCCGCGACCCTGCTGGAAGGCGCGGCCACCCTGTACCGGGCAGGGTACGCGGCCCGCACCGTGGTCGAGGGACTGGTCACGGCGCTGGGCGAGGCGCTGCATGCCGAACTGGGCCTGCACGACACGGCGGCGGCGCGGCTGGAAGGAGCCGATGTGCCCCGGCTGCTGCGCCTGCAAGCGGCGCTGGATGCCCAGGACTCCCGCTTTGCACGCGGCGCAGATCAGCAGAGTCTGGAACTGGCCCTGATGCACGCTCTGCTCGCCGGGGAAAGTGGCGGCGGCAGCGCCCAGCCCAGCGCCAGCGCTCCCTCTGCCGATGTGGGGCAGCGGCTGGCACGGCTGGAAAAGGAGCTGCGCGACCTGAAGGCCAGCGGCGTGCCGATGCAGGCGGCCTCCGCTCCGTCCCGCCCCGCCATTCAGGATGAAATTCCCGCGCTGGACAGTGCCGGGCGTGTGCCTGCGCGTGCTGCTGCGCCTGTCGCGGTGGCTCCCCCAGCAGGCGGCGGCACCTGGGCCGATGTGCTCAAGCTCGCCAGTTCGCAGCTCAAGGCCTTCATGAAGCCTGCCCGCATGCACGCCCAGCAGGGCTACGCCAGCCTGACCTACGACGACAAGGGCAGTTTTCACGCCAAGCAGGTCATCAGCAAATTCGACGACCTGGGGCAACTGGTGGTGCGGGTCTTCGGGCCAGTCATGCTGGAAATCATCGGCCCGACGCCCGACAGCAGCCGAAAAATGCAGGTGGGCGGGCGCGGCGCGGCAGAGGCGGGGGCGGCTCCGGTGGTGGCCCCCGTGCAGTCACGCCCAGCATCCATCCCGACACCGCCCGCACTGGACGATATTCCCCCTTTCGGTGAAGCCCGCGCCCAGCGGGCCGCCCCCACGTCTGCCGCCCAGCCACACACCCCCGCCGACCAGATTCCAGAATTCACACCCAGCCGCGCTTCTTCCGGGCAGGCCAGCGCTGCACCGAAGCGGGCCGCCAGCCCCGACGACCGCGCCGCCGCGCCTCTTCCCGATGTGGCCCGGCACGCGCCCAGCCACGTGGCCGACGCCCCGCCCCTGCCCGACGGCGCGGGCCTGCCTGCCAGCGAGCCGCCCGCCCGTGATCCGGGCCGTGCCACCTATCTGGCCCCCGAACCGATCTTCCAAGAACCCGACTGGGACGATCTGGGCGGCATGCCCGATGCCATGCTGGAGGCGGGGCCGACCCTGCTCTCAGCCGTTGAAACGCCCGCTGCGCCTGTGCCCGCCAGAACGCCGCCGCCCCGAAAGCTGACAGCGGCTCAGCCAGTGCCATCCGACACGGCCACTGCTCCGGCGCTGTCGTCGGCTGGACGTGCGGAACTGGCCGATCTGCGGGCGCACCCGCTGTATCAGGAGGCCGCAAAACTGTGGTCGGGGCGTGTGCGCGAGGTGGGTAAGGTCAAGCTGAAGGTGCAGGAAGAGAGCGCTGCCGACGCTGCCGATGCCGAGGTACCTGCCGAGGAGGAATCGGCCTGA
- a CDS encoding S66 family peptidase, which translates to MASMFVRPPLLKEGDTVAALSLSSGFVTEVLHRYEAGRRQARAELGWNIIPAPNALRGPEYLYRNPQARADDLHWALENPDIHGLLSMIGGDDSVRLLPLLNLETIRRHPKVFLGFSDSTVTLMQFLRAGVMAYHGPALLTDLAEFGGMHPFAVQGIRQATMSAAAFHFQQAPEWTQAHQEWQQPDLQEVKRPFERSDGWTWLQGDVPAQGHLMGGCLEVLDMLNGTPGWPEPVLWQGALLCLETSEDVPPPAQVGYWLRNFAAQGLLQSAAGLVLARPRGYTPDMVAELYGWVKKVLWEAGREAMPVLANVDFGHISPQLTLPLGAVGRLDRGAGVFEVVGG; encoded by the coding sequence ATGGCTTCCATGTTCGTGCGCCCACCCCTGCTTAAAGAGGGTGATACCGTCGCTGCTCTCAGCCTGTCGAGCGGTTTTGTGACCGAAGTGCTGCATCGCTACGAGGCCGGACGGCGGCAGGCCAGGGCCGAACTCGGCTGGAACATCATCCCGGCTCCGAACGCCCTGCGCGGCCCGGAATACCTGTACCGCAATCCCCAGGCCAGGGCCGACGATCTTCACTGGGCGCTGGAGAATCCCGACATTCACGGGCTGCTGAGCATGATCGGCGGTGATGACAGCGTGCGGCTGCTTCCGCTACTGAATCTGGAGACCATTCGCCGTCATCCGAAGGTTTTTCTGGGCTTCTCCGACAGCACCGTAACGCTGATGCAGTTTCTGAGGGCGGGCGTGATGGCCTATCACGGCCCCGCCCTGCTGACCGACCTGGCCGAGTTCGGCGGCATGCATCCGTTCGCGGTACAGGGCATCCGGCAGGCCACCATGAGCGCCGCCGCATTTCATTTCCAGCAGGCTCCCGAGTGGACACAAGCCCACCAGGAGTGGCAGCAGCCCGACTTGCAGGAAGTGAAGCGGCCCTTTGAACGCTCGGACGGCTGGACGTGGCTTCAGGGCGACGTGCCCGCCCAGGGCCACCTTATGGGCGGCTGTCTGGAAGTGCTGGACATGCTGAACGGTACGCCCGGCTGGCCTGAACCTGTGCTGTGGCAGGGCGCGTTGCTGTGCCTGGAAACCTCGGAGGATGTGCCCCCGCCCGCACAGGTCGGCTACTGGCTGCGGAATTTCGCGGCGCAGGGCCTTTTGCAAAGTGCGGCTGGGCTGGTGCTGGCGCGGCCCCGTGGGTACACGCCCGACATGGTGGCAGAGCTGTACGGGTGGGTGAAAAAGGTTCTGTGGGAGGCGGGGCGAGAGGCTATGCCCGTGCTGGCGAATGTGGATTTCGGGCATATCAGTCCGCAGCTCACGTTGCCGCTGGGGGCGGTGGGGCGGCTTGATCGTGGGGCTGGGGTGTTTGAGGTTGTTGGTGGGTGA
- the hemL gene encoding glutamate-1-semialdehyde 2,1-aminomutase yields the protein MTAPTQAAPPITTVSQELFARARQVTPGGVNSPVRAFKSVGGTPRFIASADGAYLTDADGNTLLDYIGSWGPMILGHNHAGVREAILEAAVHGTSFGAPGWREVALAELVTRLTGTQKVRFVSSGTEATMSALRLARGFTGRKYILKFRGNYHGHADGLLVEAGSGLMTNADDLGQAAPSSAGVPPEYAGLTLVTEYNDPAALDALMAARGHEIAAVIFEPVVGNAGVLLPTPEFVAALHRSREGGTLLIADEVMTGFRLALGGATELLHLTPDLICWGKIIGGGLPVGAYGGRAEVMEYVSPQGPVYQAGTLSGNPLAMAAGLATLTALESDPGLYGRLESYTERLAQGLAQAAADAGVTVCINRVGSMLTVFFQAGPVASYTDAARSDTAAFAAWFQGMLARGVYWAPSQFESIFVGAAHNDAELNATLSAARASFQELKEAK from the coding sequence ATGACCGCACCCACTCAGGCCGCGCCGCCCATCACCACCGTTTCACAGGAGCTGTTCGCGCGGGCGCGGCAGGTCACGCCGGGCGGAGTCAATTCCCCGGTTCGCGCCTTCAAGTCGGTGGGCGGTACGCCGCGCTTCATCGCCAGTGCAGACGGCGCGTATCTCACCGACGCCGACGGAAACACGCTGCTCGACTACATCGGCAGCTGGGGGCCGATGATTCTGGGCCACAACCACGCGGGCGTTCGGGAAGCCATTCTGGAAGCGGCGGTTCACGGCACCAGTTTCGGTGCGCCCGGTTGGCGGGAAGTGGCGCTGGCCGAACTGGTCACGCGGCTGACCGGCACGCAGAAGGTGCGCTTCGTCAGCAGCGGCACCGAGGCCACCATGAGCGCCCTGCGGCTGGCACGCGGGTTTACCGGGCGCAAGTACATCCTGAAATTCCGGGGCAACTACCACGGGCACGCCGATGGGCTGCTGGTCGAGGCGGGCAGCGGCCTGATGACCAACGCCGACGATCTGGGGCAGGCGGCTCCGTCGAGTGCGGGTGTGCCGCCGGAATACGCGGGCCTGACGCTGGTGACCGAATACAACGACCCCGCCGCCCTCGACGCGCTGATGGCGGCGCGGGGCCACGAAATCGCCGCCGTGATCTTTGAACCCGTCGTGGGAAACGCGGGCGTGCTGCTGCCCACCCCGGAGTTTGTGGCAGCCCTGCACCGCAGCCGCGAGGGCGGCACGCTGCTGATCGCCGATGAAGTTATGACCGGCTTCCGGCTGGCGCTGGGCGGCGCGACCGAGCTGCTGCACCTGACGCCCGACCTGATCTGCTGGGGCAAGATCATCGGGGGCGGGCTGCCGGTGGGCGCGTATGGTGGCCGCGCCGAGGTGATGGAGTACGTGTCGCCGCAGGGGCCGGTGTATCAGGCGGGCACGCTCAGCGGCAATCCGCTGGCGATGGCGGCGGGGCTGGCGACCCTGACGGCGCTGGAAAGCGATCCCGGCCTGTACGGGCGGCTGGAGAGCTACACGGAACGGCTGGCGCAGGGGCTGGCGCAGGCTGCCGCCGACGCGGGCGTGACGGTGTGCATCAACCGGGTGGGCAGCATGCTCACGGTCTTTTTTCAGGCTGGCCCGGTGGCCTCGTACACCGACGCGGCCCGTTCGGATACTGCCGCCTTTGCCGCGTGGTTTCAGGGAATGCTGGCACGCGGCGTGTACTGGGCACCCAGCCAGTTCGAAAGCATCTTCGTGGGGGCGGCGCACAATGATGCCGAGCTGAACGCCACTCTGAGCGCGGCGCGGGCAAGTTTCCAGGAACTCAAGGAGGCAAAGTGA